In one Canis lupus dingo isolate Sandy chromosome 16, ASM325472v2, whole genome shotgun sequence genomic region, the following are encoded:
- the LOC112651067 gene encoding NADH dehydrogenase [ubiquinone] 1 alpha subcomplex subunit 3-like has protein sequence EIPNLETKIAKRHAAFLKDVWAKEPVLVASFTIGGLAVILLTLSPFTKYATMINQAMPYNYPVPLQDDGNMPDVLQDSQGPSLEWLKEL, from the coding sequence GAAATACCAAATTTAGAGACCAAGATAGCCAAGAGACACGCCGCCTTCCTCAAGGATGTCTGGGCCAAAGAGCCGGTGCTGGTTGCGTCCTTCACCATTGGGGGCCTCGCTGTGATTctgctcaccctcagtcccttcACCAAGTACGCCACCATGATCAACCAGGCCATGCCCTACAACTATCCAGTGCCTCTCCAAGATGATGGGAACATGCCCGATGTGCTCCAGGactcccagggccccagcctggaGTGGCTAAAGGAATTGTGA